In Polaribacter sp. Hel_I_88, the following proteins share a genomic window:
- a CDS encoding SAM-dependent methyltransferase: MIGKLYLIPTTLGDTEPLEVMPLSIKKVIEQIDYYIVENEKSARRFIKSIAPKKSQPSLTLKLLDKYAVEEETQRYLDVCAQGVNVGLLSEAGVPAIADPGASIVKLAHLQNVQVVPLVGPSSILMAMMASGMNGQNFAFNGYLPIDKGDRKRAIKDLERISLDKGQSQIFIETPYRNDKMLADLKAILSPNTNLCIAADITLPSEYIKTMSLQDWKYQQPDLHKKPAIFIIQK; encoded by the coding sequence ATGATTGGTAAACTCTATTTGATTCCAACAACTTTGGGTGATACAGAACCTTTGGAAGTAATGCCTTTATCCATAAAAAAAGTAATAGAGCAAATAGATTATTATATTGTTGAAAACGAAAAATCTGCAAGAAGATTTATTAAAAGTATTGCTCCTAAAAAATCACAGCCTTCTTTAACTTTAAAATTGTTAGATAAATATGCTGTAGAAGAAGAAACGCAACGTTATTTAGATGTTTGTGCACAAGGAGTTAATGTTGGTTTATTGTCTGAAGCTGGAGTTCCTGCAATTGCAGATCCTGGAGCAAGTATTGTAAAATTGGCACATCTGCAAAATGTTCAAGTGGTGCCTTTGGTTGGGCCAAGTTCTATTTTAATGGCAATGATGGCTTCTGGAATGAATGGACAAAACTTTGCTTTTAATGGTTATTTGCCAATTGATAAAGGCGATAGAAAAAGAGCGATTAAAGATTTAGAAAGAATTTCTTTAGACAAAGGACAATCGCAAATTTTTATAGAAACACCTTATAGAAATGATAAAATGTTGGCAGATTTAAAAGCGATATTATCTCCTAATACAAATTTATGTATTGCTGCAGATATTACTTTACCATCAGAATATATTAAAACGATGTCTTTGCAAGATTGGAAATATCAACAGCCTGATTTACATAAAAAACCAGCTATTTTTATTATTCAGAAATAA
- a CDS encoding low molecular weight protein-tyrosine-phosphatase, with translation MKKVLMVCLGNICRSPLAEGILKSKVTTSKVFVDSAGTAAYHVGNLPDERSIEVAKKYGIDITNQRARKFTVKDFDKFDLIYAMDESNFQNILMLARNTDDEEKVQLILNEVDADKNASVPDPYYGGNQGFENVYKMLDEACEIIANKLTL, from the coding sequence ATGAAAAAAGTTTTAATGGTTTGTTTGGGTAATATTTGCAGATCTCCATTGGCAGAGGGTATTTTAAAATCGAAAGTAACTACAAGTAAAGTTTTTGTAGATTCTGCAGGAACTGCTGCCTATCATGTTGGTAATTTACCAGATGAACGCTCTATTGAAGTAGCCAAAAAATACGGAATAGATATTACCAACCAAAGAGCAAGAAAATTCACGGTTAAAGATTTTGATAAATTCGATTTAATTTATGCGATGGATGAGAGTAATTTTCAAAATATTTTAATGTTGGCCAGAAATACTGACGATGAAGAGAAAGTGCAGTTAATTTTAAATGAAGTTGATGCTGATAAAAACGCGTCAGTTCCAGATCCTTATTATGGAGGAAATCAAGGTTTTGAAAACGTATATAAAATGTTAGATGAAGCTTGTGAAATTATCGCAAATAAATTGACTTTATAG